A single genomic interval of Juglans regia cultivar Chandler chromosome 1, Walnut 2.0, whole genome shotgun sequence harbors:
- the LOC108983544 gene encoding ras-related protein Rab7-like, whose protein sequence is MEGTTRKRSLLKVIVLGDSGVGKTSLMNQYVYNKFSQRYKATIGADFVTKEVQIDDKQVTLQIWDTAGQERFQSLGSAFYRGAECCVLVYDVNAHKSFETLNTWREEFLKQVDPAAPGNFPFILLGNKIDKDGGNSRVVSERQAKEWCASRANIPYFETSAKEGYNVDEAFLCVARAALANEQGWDLDSYFQGISESLSDIERRGSCAC, encoded by the exons ATGGAAGGgactacaagaaaaagaagctTGCTAAAAGTCATTGTCCTTGGTGATAGTGG GGTGGGAAAGACATCTTTGATGAATCA ATATGTTTATAACAAGTTCAGTCAACGATATAAAGCTACAATTGGTGCTGATTTTGTGACAAAAGAAGTACAGATTGATGATAAACAGGTCACTTTACAG ATTTGGGATACAGCAGGGCAGGAAAGGTTTCAAAGTCTAGGGTCTGCATTTTATAGAGGGGCCGAGTGTTGTGTTCTTGTATATGATGTAAATGCACATAAATCATTTGAAACACTGAACACTTGGCGTGAAGAATTCCTTAAACAG GTAGATCCGGCTGCGCCCGGCAACTTTCCCTTTATATTACTTGGAAATAAGATTGACAAAGATGGTGGAAACAGCCGAGTG GTTTCTGAAAGGCAAGCTAAGGAGTGGTGTGCTTCCAGGGCAAATATACCTTACTTTGAGACCTCAGCGAAAGAGGGCTACAATGTTGATGAAGCATTTCTCTGTGTTGCTAGAGCTGCACTAGCTAATGAACAAGGATGGGATTTAGACAG CTACTTCCAGGGTATCTCAGAATCTCTATCAGATATTGAACGGAGAGGATCTTGTGCATGCTAA
- the LOC118348335 gene encoding uncharacterized protein LOC118348335 codes for MPRTFFRKLLTYLSSKNELDVVLNDEVDRQSSRDRGNHQCRKFIRRDHIQGHKRIFRDYFTENSIYPWNLFRMRFRMSCPLFLLILNEVESYEQYFVQRRDSAGRIGLSSMQKIIVSLRMLAYGVTGDFIDEYIRIGESTAIESLKKFSETIVSVFSESYLQ; via the coding sequence ATGCCTCGTACCTTCTTTCGCAAATTGCTCACATACTTATCCTCTAAAAATGAGTTGGATGTTGTTCTTAATGACGAGGTCGATAGACAGTCATCGAGAGATCGTGGCAATCATCAATGCCGTAAGTTCAttcggcgtgatcatattcaagggcacAAGCGCATATTTCGTGATTATTTCACAGAAAATTCAATATATCCCTGGAATCTATTTCGAATGAGATTTCGGATGAGCTGTCCCCTATTTCTTCTTATTCTAAATGAGGTAGAGTCTTACGAGCAGTACTTCGTCCAAAGAAGAGATAGTGCCGGAAGAATtggtttatcttctatgcaaaagataatCGTATCACTTAGAATGCTGGCATATGGGGTTACTGGAGATTTTATAGATGAATACATACGTATTGGTGAAAGTACTGCAATTGAGAGCCTCAAAAAATTCTCTGAGACAATAGTAAGTGTTTTTTCAGAATCATACTTGCAGTAA